The following proteins are co-located in the Cutaneotrichosporon cavernicola HIS019 DNA, chromosome: 3 genome:
- the CDC28 gene encoding uncharacterized protein (Belongs to the protein kinase superfamily), whose product MSLENYTKLEKVGEGTYGVVYKARDIRTGSYVALKKIRLEAEDEGVPSTSIREISLLKELSKDDNIVKLLDIVHSDAKLYLVFEFLDLDLKRYMDSIGDKDGLGPGMVKKFCYQLVKGLYYCHAHRVLHRDLKPQNLLINKEGNLKLADFGLGRAFGIPLRTYTHEVVTLWYRAPEVLLGSRHYSTAIDMWSVGCIFAEMAMRQPLFPGDSEIDEIFRIFRLLGTPDEEIWPGVRSLPDYKPTFPQWHPHDLKGTVTALDDDGIDLLAQMLVYDPAHRISAKRALNHPYFISGSP is encoded by the exons ATGTCGCTCGAGAACTACACCAAGCTAGAGAAGGTCGGCGAAG GCACATATGGCGTCGTGTACAAGGCGCGCGATATCCGGACAGGATCGTATGTTGCGCTCAAGAAGatccgcctcgaggccgaggacgagggcgtgcCGAGCACTTCTATCCGCGAGATCTcgctgctcaaggagctgTCAAAGGACGACAACATTGTCAA ACTACTCGACATTGTTCACTCGGACGCCAAGCTCTACCTCGTCTTCGAGTTCTTagacctcgacctcaagcgCTACATGGACTCCATCGGTGACAAGGACGGTCTCGGCCCGGGGATGGTAAAG AAGTTCTGCTACCAGCTGGTCAAGGGCCTATACTACTGTCACGCGCACCGAGTGCTCCACCGTGACCTCAAGCCCCAGAACCTGCTCATCAACAAAGAGGGTAACCTGAAGCTTGCCGACtttggcctcggccgcgcctTCGGCATACCCTTGCGGACGTACACCCACGAG gtcGTCACGCTGTGGTACCGCGCGCCCGAGGTGCTCCTCGGCTCGCGCCACTACTCTACGGCAATCGACATGTGGTCTGTCGGATGCATCTTCGCCGAGATGGCAATGCGCCAGCCCCTCTTCCCAGGAGACTCTGAGATTGACGAGATCTTCCGCAtcttccgcctcctcggtaCCCCAGACGAGGAAATCTGGCCAGGCGTCAGAAGCCTGCCCGACTACAAGCCCACCTTCCCGCAGTGGCACCCTCACGACCTCAAGGGGACGGTAaccgcgctcgacgacgacggcatcgacctccttgcccaGATGCTAGTCTACGACCCCGCCCATCGAATCTCTGCAAAGCGCGCACTCAACCACCCCTACTTTATCTCGGGGTCCCCCTAG